Proteins from a single region of Pseudomonas ekonensis:
- a CDS encoding TIGR03571 family LLM class oxidoreductase: MRCALTRLTAGGFSIGIEAPLDNDWTPAGEHARRQAGRLPGEPDLRRHADLARLADRLGFRALWIRDVPLYDPSFGDAAQVFEVFAYLGYLAGITEDILLGTAAVVLPIREPLLTLKAAATVQRLSGDRLLLGVASGDRPVEYPLFGRDFDNRGDSFREQVALLRDGAAGQLPSGLAVLPALSSPLPLLVAGLARQRPDWVGQHMDGSLAYPGSPDDHARRLAAWRAVAGQKPYATFIHLDLDECPGEPMQRWRFGFRSGRDALIAELQALRAIGVDHVSLHFRRNRRPLDETLHEIAEYVLPHFHAPSADAHAAAVPAA, from the coding sequence ATGCGCTGCGCTCTCACCCGTTTGACCGCCGGTGGTTTCAGCATCGGCATCGAGGCTCCGCTCGACAACGACTGGACGCCCGCCGGTGAACACGCTCGCCGGCAGGCCGGCCGTCTTCCGGGCGAGCCGGACCTGCGGCGTCATGCCGATCTGGCGCGGCTCGCCGACCGGCTGGGCTTTCGCGCCCTGTGGATTCGGGACGTGCCGCTCTATGACCCGTCCTTCGGGGATGCCGCCCAAGTGTTCGAGGTGTTCGCTTACCTCGGTTACCTGGCCGGCATCACCGAGGACATCCTGCTCGGCACCGCTGCGGTGGTGCTGCCAATCCGCGAACCGTTGCTGACGTTGAAAGCGGCCGCGACCGTGCAGCGCTTGAGCGGCGACCGCCTGCTGCTCGGCGTCGCCAGCGGTGACCGGCCCGTGGAGTATCCGTTGTTCGGCCGCGATTTCGACAACCGCGGCGACAGCTTTCGCGAGCAAGTAGCGCTTCTGCGCGACGGCGCGGCGGGACAGCTGCCGTCCGGGCTGGCGGTTCTGCCCGCGCTGTCATCGCCGCTGCCGTTGCTGGTGGCCGGCCTGGCCCGGCAGCGTCCGGACTGGGTGGGCCAGCACATGGACGGCAGCCTGGCCTATCCGGGCTCACCTGACGACCACGCGCGCCGCCTCGCGGCCTGGCGCGCAGTGGCGGGCCAGAAACCCTACGCCACCTTCATCCACTTGGACCTGGACGAATGTCCCGGCGAACCCATGCAACGCTGGCGGTTCGGTTTCCGCTCAGGCCGCGATGCCCTCATCGCCGAGCTTCAAGCGTTGCGTGCAATCGGGGTCGACCACGTAAGCCTGCATTTTCGCCGCAACCGACGTCCTCTCGACGAAACGCTCCACGAGATCGCCGAGTACGTCTTGCCTCATTTCCATGCCCCATCGGCCGACGCACACGCCGCGGCGGTGCCCGCAGCCTGA
- the dkgB gene encoding 2,5-didehydrogluconate reductase DkgB, with the protein MSVPSFGVGTFRLTGQTVIDSVRTALELGYRAVDTAQIYGNEADVGQAIAESGVPRDELFITTKIWVDNYGRDALVPSLRESLKKLRTDYVDLTLIHWPAPGNGVDLSEYMAALAEAKALGLTRQIGISNFNIELTRQAIAAVGKEEIATNQIELSPYLQSDELTAFLKEQGIAVTSYMTLAYGKALKDPVLAQIAQKHQATVAQVALAWALQRGYAVIPSSTQRENLASNLLARDLRLDADDMARIQQLERNGREVNPEGLAPVWD; encoded by the coding sequence CCGGCCAAACCGTCATCGACTCGGTGCGCACCGCACTGGAACTGGGTTACCGCGCGGTCGATACCGCACAGATCTATGGCAATGAGGCCGATGTCGGCCAGGCCATCGCCGAGAGCGGCGTCCCGCGGGACGAACTGTTCATCACCACCAAGATCTGGGTGGACAACTACGGCCGCGACGCACTGGTTCCCAGCCTGCGCGAAAGCTTGAAGAAACTGCGCACCGACTACGTGGACCTGACCCTCATCCACTGGCCCGCGCCGGGCAACGGCGTCGATCTGAGCGAATACATGGCGGCCCTGGCCGAAGCCAAGGCACTGGGCCTGACGCGCCAGATCGGCATTTCCAACTTCAACATCGAGTTGACCAGGCAGGCCATCGCCGCCGTCGGCAAAGAAGAGATCGCCACCAACCAGATCGAACTCAGCCCGTACCTGCAGAGCGATGAACTGACCGCCTTCCTGAAGGAGCAAGGCATCGCCGTCACGTCCTACATGACCCTGGCCTACGGCAAGGCACTCAAGGATCCGGTGCTTGCGCAGATCGCCCAAAAGCATCAAGCCACGGTCGCCCAGGTCGCGCTGGCCTGGGCGCTGCAACGGGGCTATGCGGTGATTCCTTCCTCTACCCAGCGCGAGAACCTGGCCAGCAACCTGTTGGCCCGCGACCTGCGCCTGGATGCCGACGACATGGCCAGGATCCAACAGCTGGAACGCAACGGTCGCGAAGTCAATCCCGAAGGCCTGGCTCCGGTCTGGGACTGA